One stretch of Niallia sp. XMNu-256 DNA includes these proteins:
- a CDS encoding sulfite exporter TauE/SafE family protein: MGFGIIVMGLLIGFLVGLTGVGGAALLTPILILLGISPSIAVGTDLIYNSVTKFFGSIQHWRQKSINLQLVKYLAIGSIPSAILAVIVLRVFDSFFQNQEQIIEIALGYTLILVAIATLVKTFMKEKYDSNRFQLKPLEDKRKMTICIGAILGFMVGLTSIGSGSLFALAMLFLYKLRASELVGTDIAHAFLLVSAAGFMHAGIGNVDYLLALNLLVGSIPGVIIGSTISSKVPAKPLRAIVALIILVSGFQLI, encoded by the coding sequence ATGGGGTTCGGGATTATTGTCATGGGCTTATTGATTGGTTTTTTGGTTGGGCTGACAGGTGTGGGAGGGGCCGCGTTATTGACTCCTATTCTAATATTATTAGGCATCAGTCCATCGATTGCGGTTGGGACGGATCTTATCTATAATTCAGTCACTAAATTCTTTGGTTCTATCCAGCATTGGCGACAAAAATCCATCAACCTCCAATTGGTTAAATACCTCGCCATTGGGAGTATTCCAAGTGCGATTTTGGCGGTCATCGTCCTTCGGGTTTTTGACTCTTTTTTTCAAAATCAAGAGCAAATCATTGAAATTGCGCTTGGATATACCTTAATTTTGGTTGCCATTGCCACGTTGGTTAAAACGTTCATGAAGGAGAAGTATGACTCGAATCGTTTTCAACTGAAGCCTTTAGAGGATAAACGAAAGATGACGATCTGCATTGGGGCTATTTTAGGATTTATGGTAGGCTTAACATCTATTGGTTCTGGGTCTCTATTTGCCTTAGCGATGTTATTTCTCTATAAACTCCGAGCATCTGAATTAGTCGGAACCGATATTGCTCATGCCTTCTTATTAGTATCAGCAGCAGGGTTTATGCATGCGGGAATTGGCAATGTCGATTATTTACTCGCCTTAAATTTATTAGTCGGATCAATACCCGGTGTTATTATCGGTAGCACCATCTCCTCAAAAGTACCAGCAAAACCTTTAAGGGCAATC